In one window of Halocatena salina DNA:
- a CDS encoding radical SAM protein → MEVTTLSMFLDYKCNFACDHCSVGSSPQTEYELQDQYINKVLDQTEDLNSLQLVVFTGGEVTLREEKLLNAISAASERGYRTRIVTNAWWAKDKQSATEMINKLVDAGLNEINTSYDDFHTEYMSPENIATMVEASLDSEIEQTSIAMIIGDTDPKYDAEAMIKILEERLGTHPNEFSDRLTILEDTVSPLGRGAQLDVASLTPRNAIDSGCTDTISTISLHPDGSIKACCGHAQWYVPDLTLGNIEEESLMSIVERSQQNVLYWLIHNVGPKQLLERLNVDGNYSGICHACHDLLGNHREELLEYIEANKEEIVQEDIFLSDNIERDAQQLVEHREAVLDRIEYMINA, encoded by the coding sequence ATGGAAGTGACAACACTCTCGATGTTCTTAGACTACAAGTGTAACTTCGCCTGTGATCACTGCAGTGTAGGGAGCAGTCCACAGACAGAATACGAACTCCAAGATCAATATATTAATAAAGTATTAGATCAAACTGAAGATTTAAACAGTCTGCAGCTTGTTGTCTTTACTGGCGGTGAGGTTACGCTTCGGGAAGAAAAGCTACTTAATGCGATCTCTGCGGCCAGTGAGCGTGGTTATCGGACTCGAATTGTGACAAACGCATGGTGGGCAAAAGATAAGCAGAGCGCAACGGAAATGATTAACAAACTCGTTGATGCTGGCCTTAACGAGATTAACACGAGCTATGATGACTTCCATACGGAGTATATGTCACCTGAGAATATTGCCACAATGGTGGAAGCATCTCTTGATAGCGAGATTGAACAAACATCGATCGCAATGATTATCGGTGATACCGATCCAAAGTACGACGCCGAGGCGATGATCAAGATTCTCGAAGAGCGGCTTGGAACTCACCCCAATGAATTCTCTGATCGATTGACTATCCTTGAAGACACAGTCTCACCACTAGGTCGCGGAGCACAACTTGACGTAGCTAGTCTCACTCCCCGGAACGCTATTGATTCTGGCTGTACCGATACGATATCCACCATCTCGCTTCATCCTGATGGGTCGATCAAGGCGTGCTGTGGTCATGCTCAGTGGTATGTCCCAGATCTCACTCTTGGCAACATCGAAGAAGAATCTCTTATGAGTATCGTTGAGCGGAGTCAACAAAACGTACTTTACTGGCTGATTCACAACGTTGGCCCAAAGCAACTGCTAGAACGGCTCAACGTTGATGGTAACTACAGTGGTATCTGTCATGCCTGTCATGATCTTCTCGGAAACCATCGTGAAGAGCTTCTTGAATATATTGAAGCGAATAAGGAGGAAATCGTTCAGGAGGATATCTTCCTCAGTGACAATATTGAACGCGATGCCCAACAACTCGTGGAACACAGAGAGGCTGTTCTCGATCGGATTGAATATATGATCAACGCATAG
- a CDS encoding ParA family protein, with protein MPAKRVAVDIGKGGVGKTTTIAHIAAQAENAIAIDLSAKQNDLATHFGVDVSDPDVPLSAVFSDKWDIITDSIDNVVERMIYETNEGVDIIPSDPGLSGADNNLGSVPVEERYLKMDGFVDKYLAEQYDVVLFDLAGKEDNITLNGVVAATNLISPACPGQFEENQLKQEVLDTDEFRNDYGKVLDKHSIPHPQLRMVVPTMIDQRENESQRFLDYLNETFDGLVTEPVVNSANVGTAQKIGCTLYAMDDDELYKTGKRAKEAYRNISNELLSTIESR; from the coding sequence ATGCCTGCAAAACGAGTGGCCGTCGACATAGGCAAAGGCGGCGTTGGGAAGACGACAACGATCGCCCACATTGCCGCACAGGCCGAGAACGCTATCGCGATCGATCTCTCAGCAAAGCAAAACGATCTTGCAACTCATTTCGGTGTCGACGTGTCAGACCCCGATGTGCCGCTCTCAGCAGTCTTTAGCGATAAATGGGACATCATCACAGACAGTATCGATAACGTCGTTGAACGCATGATCTACGAGACGAACGAAGGCGTCGACATTATCCCGTCGGACCCTGGTCTGTCCGGAGCGGATAACAATCTCGGGTCAGTCCCTGTCGAAGAACGGTACCTGAAGATGGATGGTTTTGTGGACAAGTACCTAGCCGAACAGTACGACGTCGTGCTGTTCGATCTCGCCGGAAAAGAAGATAATATCACGCTTAATGGTGTCGTCGCAGCAACCAATCTCATTTCCCCTGCCTGTCCTGGGCAGTTCGAAGAAAACCAACTGAAACAAGAGGTCTTGGACACCGACGAATTCAGAAACGATTACGGAAAGGTGCTTGACAAGCATTCAATTCCACATCCCCAACTCCGTATGGTCGTTCCTACAATGATCGACCAGCGAGAAAACGAGTCACAACGATTCCTCGATTATCTCAACGAGACGTTTGATGGACTCGTGACTGAACCAGTCGTAAACTCGGCCAACGTCGGAACGGCTCAAAAAATCGGCTGCACGCTTTACGCAATGGACGACGACGAGCTATACAAGACGGGAAAACGGGCCAAGGAGGCGTATCGAAATATTTCGAACGAACTTCTCTCTACAATTGAATCACGATGA
- a CDS encoding DUF5518 domain-containing protein yields MTRWRTVGIGALVGLGIDTIVKILFFGGTALNIDGFYFLFHFASMHWPIVAGLVGGFVAGYFSTGGVKTGGWHGLLAGTIGGLCIGISTIVITVVISSLFGGDLWSRIGLIGIGVYFLLTAMYCLLTAIPSTIAGGVGAAVRDTGGLGGIVGIGR; encoded by the coding sequence ATGACACGGTGGCGAACCGTCGGTATCGGCGCCCTCGTTGGATTGGGTATCGACACTATCGTGAAGATCCTCTTTTTCGGTGGAACAGCACTCAACATTGATGGGTTCTACTTCCTCTTCCATTTCGCTTCCATGCACTGGCCCATCGTCGCCGGACTCGTCGGGGGATTCGTCGCTGGCTATTTCTCCACCGGCGGTGTCAAGACCGGCGGCTGGCACGGCCTCCTTGCGGGCACGATTGGCGGCCTCTGTATCGGTATCAGTACCATTGTGATCACTGTGGTGATATCAAGCCTGTTCGGGGGTGACCTCTGGAGTAGGATCGGTCTCATTGGTATTGGTGTGTATTTCCTTTTGACCGCCATGTACTGCCTTCTCACCGCTATTCCAAGCACCATTGCCGGAGGGGTTGGGGCGGCTGTTCGCGATACAGGTGGACTCGGGGGAATTGTTGGGATCGGTCGGTAG
- a CDS encoding DUF2264 C-terminal domain-containing protein, producing the protein MQHHYSLVAGQCNIVEGFSTDQEKYNKLAYSTAFGVSVASRQPGLLGAGHDSMLVLCRDGRHFRMREDIADQSVTDDAVYSRWKPFDDVCVDTWLVPVLPWHVRVHRVETTHELHSAEGGFALDRSGANVSSTYEHLTDDATAIARYPAGISVLEDLSGMRNSSMALQDSNVNLAYQRTIVPTLTGKLRPGETWLTTGVLATPDPQTDIPLQARPEVSIDGSAFTVTDATGDQIHQDRL; encoded by the coding sequence ATGCAGCATCATTACAGTCTGGTCGCTGGACAATGTAACATTGTGGAAGGATTCAGTACTGATCAAGAGAAATACAATAAACTCGCCTACTCCACAGCATTCGGGGTCAGTGTCGCAAGCAGACAACCCGGGTTACTCGGGGCTGGCCACGACAGTATGTTGGTACTCTGTAGGGATGGACGGCACTTCCGAATGCGTGAGGATATAGCGGACCAGTCAGTTACTGACGACGCTGTGTACTCCCGATGGAAGCCATTTGACGACGTCTGTGTAGATACATGGCTCGTTCCGGTGCTTCCCTGGCATGTTCGTGTACACCGGGTGGAGACAACTCACGAACTACACAGTGCTGAAGGTGGGTTTGCTCTTGACCGGTCTGGAGCCAACGTCTCTTCTACGTACGAGCACCTGACCGACGACGCGACTGCCATTGCCCGGTACCCTGCTGGAATCAGCGTCCTTGAAGATCTATCTGGAATGCGGAACAGTTCGATGGCCCTTCAGGACTCGAATGTCAATCTCGCCTATCAGCGTACGATCGTTCCGACTCTGACTGGTAAACTCCGTCCTGGCGAGACATGGCTGACTACTGGTGTGCTTGCAACACCAGACCCCCAGACGGATATTCCGCTGCAAGCCCGCCCGGAGGTTTCCATTGATGGGTCTGCATTCACTGTCACAGACGCCACGGGTGATCAGATTCACCAAGATCGGTTGTAG
- a CDS encoding pyridoxamine 5'-phosphate oxidase family protein — MGVPAAVEELIEDAKLMAHLATAVNGRPHVAPVWYAYDDGVLSVLTTGKKLTNIQQNPRVAVSIEKHTDGNAEWMATLLGTATVSDEATHVNEAAREIFPKYLGPDEETWPDYLRQALTDTPPESLVDIEIASATATQL; from the coding sequence ATGGGAGTTCCAGCTGCTGTTGAAGAACTAATCGAGGATGCAAAGCTCATGGCCCACCTTGCAACCGCAGTTAACGGTCGGCCACACGTTGCTCCGGTCTGGTATGCCTACGACGATGGCGTACTCTCCGTCCTCACCACCGGAAAGAAACTCACAAATATTCAGCAGAATCCGCGGGTCGCTGTTTCAATCGAGAAACACACTGATGGCAATGCAGAGTGGATGGCGACCCTGTTAGGTACGGCCACAGTGTCTGATGAGGCTACGCATGTCAACGAAGCGGCACGGGAGATATTTCCGAAGTATCTTGGTCCTGATGAGGAAACATGGCCCGACTACCTGCGGCAAGCGCTCACCGATACCCCACCGGAATCGCTGGTCGACATCGAAATCGCATCTGCGACTGCGACGCAACTCTAG
- a CDS encoding Cdc6/Cdc18 family protein translates to MESFGGEQGIYENVDILDPEPDTYKPTELPEREDELSRIHSALRPITLGGSPRNILVYGPTGQGKTVGVNLKTEQLLQWAAGEDDITLTVLRVSCKGAGKSWNVLADLVKKVREVRYNKTVEKPRGPTKVELFEMLSKDLQAIGGMVIIVLDEIDGIQEDSYVLYELPRASIEKVSIGVIGITNDYQFHENLDADIRSSLGSREVVFSPYDANQLRDILARRAAHALRDTYFEDGIKDSQHLQSEVLSGDVIPLCAALAGQDTGDARQAIHLLSTACDLALDDGREAVEEVHVRNAREEIQEETIGKGIRGETTQRKIALLTVLEADLAGETPEGTTQLYRRYKRLTKLVGTDTYQQGTFREKLNDLVHGNILEGDRHGRGRGRGMTNLYSLAVDPTLVIDKVGEDARLSEITEQLE, encoded by the coding sequence ATGGAATCCTTCGGTGGCGAACAGGGAATTTATGAAAATGTCGATATCCTCGATCCGGAACCGGATACATACAAACCGACTGAACTTCCGGAGCGGGAAGACGAACTTTCAAGGATTCACTCGGCATTGCGACCTATTACCCTTGGTGGATCGCCGAGGAATATCCTCGTGTATGGACCAACTGGACAGGGGAAGACTGTCGGGGTGAATCTTAAAACAGAGCAACTCCTGCAGTGGGCGGCAGGCGAGGATGACATCACTCTCACAGTGTTGCGCGTCAGTTGTAAGGGAGCCGGTAAGTCATGGAATGTGCTCGCTGATCTCGTTAAAAAGGTGCGTGAAGTTCGGTACAATAAGACCGTTGAGAAGCCACGTGGTCCGACCAAAGTCGAACTATTTGAGATGCTCTCGAAGGACCTTCAGGCAATTGGGGGCATGGTGATTATAGTTCTCGACGAGATCGATGGCATTCAAGAAGACAGCTACGTTCTCTATGAACTCCCCCGAGCCTCGATCGAGAAAGTCTCAATCGGGGTGATCGGCATTACGAACGATTACCAGTTCCACGAGAATCTCGATGCTGATATTAGATCCTCACTCGGAAGTCGAGAGGTTGTGTTCAGTCCCTATGACGCGAATCAACTTCGAGATATTCTTGCTCGACGAGCTGCCCATGCTCTCCGAGATACGTATTTCGAAGACGGTATCAAGGATTCGCAGCATCTTCAGAGTGAAGTCCTCTCCGGAGATGTCATTCCCCTCTGTGCTGCCCTTGCTGGGCAAGATACGGGTGACGCCCGGCAAGCTATTCATCTCCTGTCGACGGCGTGCGATCTCGCACTGGACGATGGGCGTGAGGCTGTTGAGGAGGTCCACGTACGGAACGCTCGTGAAGAGATTCAGGAGGAGACGATCGGCAAAGGGATCCGTGGTGAAACCACGCAACGGAAGATCGCGTTGCTAACGGTTCTTGAAGCAGATCTGGCTGGAGAGACCCCCGAAGGAACAACACAACTCTACCGTCGGTACAAGCGATTAACGAAGCTAGTTGGAACAGATACGTACCAACAAGGGACGTTTCGCGAGAAGCTGAATGATTTAGTGCATGGAAACATTCTCGAAGGTGACCGTCATGGACGTGGCCGAGGACGTGGAATGACGAATCTGTATAGTCTCGCTGTTGATCCGACCCTCGTGATCGATAAGGTTGGTGAGGATGCTCGACTGAGCGAGATCACTGAACAACTCGAATAG
- a CDS encoding zinc ribbon domain-containing protein, with the protein MVPHTGSDRGCPKCSHTEAEVGTISTTGGGLSKLFDIQTNSFKVVSCTNCGYSELYRDPSSGTSDIVDIFLG; encoded by the coding sequence ATGGTCCCTCATACAGGTTCTGACCGTGGATGCCCCAAATGTAGTCACACAGAAGCAGAGGTTGGGACGATCTCAACGACTGGAGGCGGATTGAGCAAGCTATTTGATATTCAAACAAACAGTTTCAAGGTGGTCTCATGTACAAACTGCGGGTATTCCGAACTATATCGTGACCCCTCTTCGGGGACAAGCGACATTGTTGATATCTTTCTTGGGTAA
- a CDS encoding orc1/cdc6 family replication initiation protein, translated as MPRFTRKQNIFRNKDVLGEAYHPEQIEERDAEIEEYMTALQPVVDGWEPNNIFIYGHPGVGKTAVTEYLLTLLQRDVKEYDDVDLSVISLNCKSLNSSYQVAVELVNKLRPTGGEISSTGYPQQTVFKKLYRELETLGGTILIVLDEIDSIGSRDDLLYELPRARANDYLDQTKVGMIGISNDFKFREQLDPRAQDTLCERELQFSPYDATELESILQTRADIAIAEGAVGQGVLKYCSALAARDSGSARQALDLLRLAGEIAENNDADQIEEPHVERARTKLEQERIEEGMRELTTHGRLALLAVISKAAKDETPCRSRELYDDYTDLCERAGTDSLAQRSMHNHLSELRMLGILSASENRSGSRGNYYSYELDVPFTSAIDAMADVLRVDEAIHRIQRLAVKNNVS; from the coding sequence ATGCCCCGCTTTACACGGAAGCAAAATATCTTCCGAAACAAAGATGTTCTTGGTGAAGCTTATCATCCTGAACAGATCGAAGAACGAGATGCCGAGATTGAAGAATACATGACCGCTCTTCAACCCGTCGTTGACGGATGGGAACCAAACAATATCTTCATCTACGGTCACCCTGGGGTCGGGAAAACTGCCGTCACGGAATATCTTCTCACCCTCCTTCAGAGGGATGTCAAAGAATACGACGACGTTGATCTGTCCGTCATCTCGCTCAACTGTAAATCGCTCAATTCCTCCTATCAGGTTGCCGTTGAGCTTGTCAATAAACTGCGGCCGACAGGCGGGGAGATCAGTTCTACTGGGTATCCACAACAAACCGTTTTCAAGAAGCTCTACCGCGAACTTGAGACTCTTGGCGGAACTATCCTCATTGTCCTTGACGAAATCGACTCGATCGGAAGCCGTGATGATCTGCTCTATGAGCTCCCACGAGCGCGAGCAAATGACTATCTTGATCAAACGAAGGTCGGCATGATCGGTATTAGCAATGACTTCAAATTCCGAGAACAGTTAGATCCGCGGGCACAGGACACCCTGTGTGAGCGGGAACTCCAGTTTTCACCCTATGACGCAACTGAATTGGAAAGTATTCTGCAAACACGTGCTGACATTGCTATCGCTGAGGGAGCCGTTGGTCAAGGAGTGTTGAAATATTGTTCGGCACTCGCTGCGAGGGATAGTGGAAGTGCTCGACAGGCGCTGGATCTCCTACGCCTAGCGGGAGAGATCGCTGAGAACAACGACGCCGACCAGATCGAAGAACCCCATGTCGAACGGGCGCGGACGAAGTTAGAACAAGAACGCATTGAGGAAGGAATGCGAGAACTCACAACCCATGGTCGCCTTGCGTTGTTGGCGGTCATCTCGAAGGCTGCAAAAGACGAAACACCATGCCGGTCCCGTGAGCTGTATGACGACTACACGGACCTCTGTGAACGGGCAGGAACTGACTCGCTTGCGCAGCGATCGATGCACAACCATCTCTCCGAACTACGTATGCTGGGAATCCTCTCAGCATCTGAAAATCGGAGCGGATCACGGGGAAACTATTACAGCTATGAGCTAGATGTGCCGTTCACCAGTGCCATCGACGCCATGGCTGATGTCCTTCGAGTGGATGAAGCAATTCATCGAATACAGAGACTCGCTGTCAAGAATAATGTTTCCTGA
- a CDS encoding DUF3784 domain-containing protein gives MTIERLAIVSASGVFIAVLGYLIKNKGMMNLIAGYDSSEVSDDVGLANFIGRNLYAIAALTFCVGVFDYYGFEQIWIIYVIILFGSVVWMSRHSGQYTH, from the coding sequence ATGACCATCGAACGATTAGCAATCGTATCGGCAAGTGGTGTGTTTATAGCTGTCTTGGGATATTTGATAAAGAATAAAGGAATGATGAATCTTATTGCTGGATACGATTCTAGTGAAGTTAGCGATGATGTGGGACTCGCAAATTTTATTGGAAGAAATCTTTATGCAATTGCGGCTCTCACTTTTTGCGTAGGTGTTTTTGATTATTATGGGTTTGAACAAATATGGATAATATATGTAATTATATTATTTGGTAGTGTTGTATGGATGTCTCGTCACTCGGGTCAATACACCCACTAG
- a CDS encoding tetratricopeptide repeat protein: protein MTNLLASGLLYGHSTAQQKWRGMIRESEFHTELDDLETEFYRSLRDAIAECEIERETNELTDIVADWDGVVERLEAEYSEGALDNTDHLLFKNEADGIDQLAHSIADVQGFELEKTPQLQQALTEAVAEAYDRACQRFSDRVAGTEIAEVFKLETGMELQSAVNELDARLTAIQRDLRHDTAALRDAGFIRLDALYFERHDPITPEVAWRTGFDFAEIAADYPLPRERPATTTDDRRVIAQEVYERLVGGEDLVVKGEGGTGKSTVCKRVAYRWYAATDHGTVLYRESARTTAFETPGTLIEAIRAAEEDLLVVVEDVPSGEATAIFEVLAECEGMSDVTFLFDARAGAWEDATDVGGHASLEHQRQQLGIVEMPALDECECERAIVHYETLTGEESGRTSAQLYEEVRSAELGGPLVLAYQLTGPAVGADHPVSALHADVHRAYTAVEEWADDPEFSQLVATMVNVLNAAGLPVNAAFVHAVANESAEHSLVERTLGFLEGTMLEQSDDGLRMPHQLWSALYLQHMLDVAGARLARHRFEQCVGSLFRLFDDEEARSTVQHWIHPLPESFVAITETPEETAGRFVRHLADIGTIRPKLGAIYGTPKMWSVTLPAPCPIAAHSQWWIIRGRTHIERGAFDVAEAAFEQANRLLDTEERDKTERLQQHARVHSNLGLVAWKQGEFDTAESYFEESIALKRKLGDRHGEAKSLNNLGLVARKRGEMEAAESYYKESLALKRELGDRHGEAKSLNNLGLVARKRGKSEVAETYYRESLALKRELGDRHGEAKSLNNLGLVARKRGKSEVAETYYRESLALKRELGDRHGEAKSLNNLGVVARKHGELEAAESYYRESLALKRELGDRHGEAKSLNNLGVVARKRGELEAAESYFKKSLALKRELGDRHGEAYSLNNLGVVARRRGELEAAETYFEESLALRRELGDRHGEAYSLNNLGVVARKRGELEAAESYLKKSLVLCREIDDRYEEAECLTNLGDVADDRNDLKRAEEYYAGSLSILREHEVIGDALNRFADLIEIRAERGTDDQVIKWCEEAIDFAEQAGQDTEREQFQDWLRELTSPDE, encoded by the coding sequence TTGACTAATTTGCTCGCGTCGGGATTGTTGTACGGTCACTCAACCGCCCAGCAGAAGTGGCGGGGGATGATACGAGAGTCAGAATTCCATACGGAGCTGGACGACCTTGAGACGGAATTCTATCGCAGCCTTCGCGATGCCATTGCGGAGTGTGAGATCGAGCGAGAGACGAACGAACTCACTGACATCGTTGCTGATTGGGATGGAGTCGTCGAACGACTTGAAGCGGAGTACAGTGAGGGGGCACTTGACAACACTGACCATCTTCTCTTCAAGAATGAAGCAGACGGAATCGATCAGCTTGCTCATTCGATCGCCGACGTTCAGGGTTTCGAGTTGGAGAAGACGCCGCAACTTCAACAGGCACTCACCGAGGCGGTGGCTGAGGCATACGATAGAGCCTGTCAGCGGTTCAGTGACCGGGTAGCCGGCACTGAGATTGCAGAGGTGTTCAAGCTCGAAACAGGGATGGAGCTCCAATCGGCTGTCAATGAGCTCGATGCTCGGCTCACGGCGATTCAACGCGATCTCCGCCACGATACAGCTGCCCTGCGGGATGCAGGCTTCATCCGTCTCGATGCGCTGTATTTCGAGCGCCACGATCCCATCACTCCTGAAGTCGCCTGGCGGACAGGGTTTGATTTCGCGGAGATAGCAGCCGACTATCCCCTGCCTCGCGAGCGCCCAGCCACAACCACCGACGACCGCCGAGTGATCGCGCAAGAAGTGTACGAGCGCCTCGTTGGCGGTGAGGATCTGGTGGTGAAGGGTGAGGGAGGTACAGGCAAGAGTACGGTGTGCAAGCGGGTGGCCTACCGATGGTATGCGGCCACTGACCATGGGACGGTCCTCTATCGCGAGAGTGCCCGGACTACGGCGTTCGAGACACCAGGGACCCTCATTGAGGCGATTCGGGCCGCCGAAGAGGACCTGCTGGTAGTGGTCGAAGATGTCCCGAGTGGGGAAGCCACTGCGATCTTCGAAGTCCTCGCCGAATGCGAGGGAATGTCGGATGTGACCTTTCTGTTCGATGCGAGAGCTGGCGCGTGGGAGGACGCAACTGATGTGGGCGGCCACGCCAGCCTCGAACACCAGCGCCAGCAGCTGGGGATCGTCGAAATGCCAGCGCTTGACGAATGCGAGTGTGAGCGCGCAATCGTCCACTATGAAACATTAACAGGCGAAGAAAGTGGTCGGACGAGTGCGCAGCTCTACGAAGAGGTCCGAAGCGCCGAACTCGGTGGGCCACTCGTGCTGGCCTATCAGCTGACTGGCCCAGCGGTTGGGGCAGACCACCCAGTTTCGGCGTTGCATGCTGATGTCCACCGGGCCTACACAGCCGTCGAGGAGTGGGCAGATGACCCGGAGTTCTCACAACTCGTCGCGACGATGGTTAACGTCCTCAATGCAGCAGGGCTCCCCGTTAACGCTGCATTTGTACATGCGGTAGCCAATGAATCAGCAGAACACTCACTGGTTGAGCGGACGCTAGGCTTTCTGGAGGGCACCATGCTCGAACAGAGCGACGATGGCCTTCGGATGCCCCATCAACTGTGGTCAGCACTGTATCTTCAGCATATGCTCGATGTGGCTGGGGCGCGGCTGGCTCGGCACCGCTTCGAACAGTGTGTTGGGTCGCTCTTTCGACTCTTCGATGACGAGGAGGCTCGGTCGACTGTCCAGCATTGGATCCATCCTCTGCCCGAATCGTTTGTGGCCATCACTGAGACCCCCGAGGAGACGGCAGGCCGGTTCGTTCGCCATCTCGCCGATATCGGAACGATCCGGCCGAAACTGGGAGCGATATATGGCACGCCTAAGATGTGGTCTGTCACGCTTCCGGCCCCCTGTCCAATCGCTGCTCACAGTCAGTGGTGGATCATCCGAGGTCGAACGCACATTGAGAGAGGAGCCTTCGATGTGGCCGAGGCGGCGTTCGAGCAGGCCAATCGACTACTTGATACCGAGGAACGTGACAAGACCGAACGCCTGCAACAGCACGCTAGAGTACATTCCAATCTCGGTCTTGTTGCCTGGAAACAAGGCGAATTTGATACAGCAGAGTCGTACTTCGAGGAGTCGATAGCGCTCAAGCGTAAGCTCGGTGATCGGCACGGCGAAGCGAAAAGCCTCAACAATCTCGGACTCGTCGCTCGAAAGCGTGGGGAGATGGAGGCTGCAGAGTCATACTATAAGGAGTCGCTGGCACTCAAGCGTGAACTCGGTGATCGACACGGTGAAGCGAAAAGTCTCAACAATCTCGGACTCGTCGCTCGGAAGCGAGGTAAGTCGGAAGTGGCAGAAACGTACTATAGGGAATCGCTAGCGCTCAAGCGTGAACTCGGTGATCGACACGGTGAAGCAAAAAGTCTCAACAATCTTGGACTCGTCGCTCGGAAGCGAGGTAAGTCAGAGGTGGCAGAAACGTACTATAGGGAATCGCTAGCACTCAAGCGCGAGCTCGGTGATCGGCACGGCGAAGCGAAAAGTCTCAACAATCTCGGAGTCGTCGCCCGAAAGCATGGTGAATTGGAGGCTGCAGAGTCATACTATAGGGAATCGCTGGCACTCAAGCGTGAACTCGGCGATCGACACGGTGAAGCGAAAAGTCTCAACAATCTCGGAGTCGTCGCCCGAAAGCGTGGCGAGTTGGAGGCTGCAGAGTCGTACTTCAAGAAGTCGCTAGCGCTCAAGCGTGAGCTCGGTGATCGGCACGGCGAAGCGTACAGTCTCAACAATCTCGGAGTCGTCGCTCGAAGACGTGGTGAATTGGAGGCTGCAGAGACGTACTTCGAGGAGTCGCTGGCACTCAGGCGTGAACTCGGTGATCGGCACGGCGAAGCGTACAGTCTCAACAATCTCGGAGTCGTCGCCCGAAAGCGTGGTGAGTTGGAGGCTGCAGAGTCGTATCTGAAAAAATCACTAGTACTCTGTCGGGAAATTGATGATCGGTACGAGGAAGCGGAGTGCCTCACTAACCTCGGCGATGTGGCCGATGATCGTAACGATCTCAAGCGTGCTGAGGAATACTACGCAGGATCGCTGAGCATCCTTCGCGAACACGAGGTCATTGGTGATGCGCTCAATAGATTTGCCGACCTGATCGAGATCCGTGCTGAACGCGGGACCGACGACCAAGTGATCAAGTGGTGCGAGGAAGCGATCGACTTCGCCGAGCAAGCCGGCCAAGACACTGAGCGCGAGCAATTCCAAGACTGGTTGAGGGAACTCACCTCACCGGACGAGTGA